TTGGGCATTTAGAATCTGACAAAGGAAATTTATATGGCTATGAATTGTCTTTTTTTCGACTGAAGTTTTCGGATGAAACCGATTGGAATCCAGAAGTGTATCCTGTTCATTTTGCGATTTCTGATTTTTCTTCTAAAAAACATAAAAATGCCCAAACCATTAAACGAACCATAGGTGGTCTTGCCGGTTATTCAGATAAAAACATTTTTAGTGGCGACTACCGATTAGAAATCATCTCCAAAGATAAATTTCATATCGTGGCCCAGTCAAAATCAAAAGATTTGAGTTTGGATTTGGAATTAGAAGGAAATGGGAAAATTCTCGGTCATGGCAAAGATGGGGTTTCTATTAAATCCAATCGTAATCCAAATATATTTTCGTATTACTATAGTTATCCGAGATTAAAAACAAAAGGAACTCTTTTGATAAATGGAAAAAGAGAGACTATTGTTTCAGGAAATTCTTGGATGGACCATGAATGGAGTGCAAAAAATTCCAAATCCATTCCCACTCTTGCCACAGGGGAAACAGGTTGGGATTGGATTTGTTTGTCGGACAATTTCGGTGGTGATTATGTATTTTTTCGATTTCGAGAAACGACTACAATGGCCCCTGAAATTTTTGGAACCTATCGAAACCAAGAAGGAAAAACTACTTATTGGAAAGAGCCAGGCCAGATCCAAATGGAGGCCACCGGATCCTTTTGGAAAAGTCCTACTACAAAAATAAAATACCCACTCAACTGGAAAATCAAATATCCAGGTGGGGAATGGATGGTTTCTCCCATTTTCAATGAACAAGAGTTTGATGGAAGTAAAACAACATCCACAATCTATTGGGAGGGAGGAGTGGAGGCAACGGATCCAATTCAAAAAAAGTCAGCCAAAGGATATTTAGAATTGAAAGGTTACAAAAAACCGAAAGAGTGGTGGGAGTTCTGAGACATGTGGAAATATTTTCTAAAGCGTTTTTTACTCATCTTCCCTACCTTACTTGGAATCACCTTCCTTGTTTTTTTGATCTCTCATTTCGCACCGGGTGGCCCACTCAATAGCGAAATTGCAAAACTAAAAGGTGCGGGAAATTTAGCTGGCGCTTCTACCAAACAAATTTCGCAAGAAGAAATTGAACTCATCAAACAAAGACTCCACTTAGACAAACCAGCACCGGTAGCCTACCTACTTTGGTTGAAACAAATTGTTCAATTTGATTTAGGGGAGTCAAGATTACACTCGCGACAAGTGTCAGAACTCATTGTCGAAAAACTTCCTGTATCTCTTTTTTTTGGACTCTCTGGTTTCTTTTTAACTTATCTGATTTGTATCCCTCTTGGAATTCAGAAAGCATTAAAAGAAGGTAGTCGATTTGATTTCATTTCTAGTTTTATAATCTTTTTCACTTATTCACTTCCTGTTTTCGCCTTCGCGATGTTACTATTATATTTATTTGCATCTGGGGAAGTGTTTTCCTTTTTTCCCTTAGGACATGAAGTATCTGACTTTTATGAAGACTTGAGTTTTTGGGGAAAAGTAAACGATCGCTTAGCTCATATGTTTTTACCCGTGATCTGTTATGTAGTTGGAAGTTTTGCTGTCCTTACTTTACTTATGAAGAATAGTTTGTTGGACCAAATTGCCAAAGAATACGTTCGCACAGCTGTGTCGAAGGGACTTAGTTTTTCGGATTCTATCTTTCGTCATGCATTTAGAAATTCACTCATTCCAATTGCAACAGGTTTTGGAAGTAACTTAACTCTAATTTTTTCGGGTTCTTTGTTCATTGAGTTGGTGTTTAATATAGATGGGATGGGCCTTCTTAGTTTTGAAGCAGTCAGAGAAAGGGACACAGATCTTATGATGGGTTTACTTCTTACTCAAAGTTTTTTAGGACTTATAGGAAAGATTGTCTCTGATTTTTGTTATATACTGATTGATCCGAGGATTGATTTCGAATGAATTTTATTTCAAACCCAGCAAACATTCGTAAGTGGGAGAAATTTAAAAAGAATAAACGAGCCTACTATTCGATGTTAATTCTTTTTTACACTTATTTATTGTCTTTGTTTTCTCCACTTCTTATCAATAACAAACCACTATTTATTTTGTATGAAGGTACAGTTTCGTTTCCCATTTTTAGTTTTTATCCAGAAACAAAGTTTGGTGGAAGTAATTTAACTGAGCCCAATTATAAAAAACTAAGTAAAGAATCCAGGTTTGTTGATTCCAAAAATCAAATGTTTTTTCCTCCGATTCCTTTTGGGGTCAATGAAGATAACTTGGAAAGTTTAGAGGAAGGAACAAATCCTCCTTCTACACCGACACTTCGGCATTGGATGGGAACCGATGACAGGGGAAGGGATGTGTTCACTCGCATCATTTATGGATATCGGTTGGCGATGACTTTTAGTTTGATTCTGATTGTCGTTGAGATCTTACTCGCGTCCCTCATTGGAGGGATCCAAGGGTATTTTATGGGTAAGTTGGATTTATTTTTACAACGAATCATCGAAATTTTATCTGCAATTCCATTTTTGTATCTGATTTTGATTATGGGTTCTTTTTTTGGACGGGGATTTATGGTACTCATAGTTACTTATGGATCATTGAGTTGGATTGGTCTCAGTTATTATATGCGTGGTGAGTTTTTAAAACTCCGCAAACAACAGTTTGTTGATGCCGCAAAAACTTTAGGAGCTTCTTCCTTTTCCATTATCATGCGTCACTTATTACCTAATTCCATTACACCACTTGTTACATTTTTACCTTTTATTTTAATTTCTGCAATTTCAGTTTTATCCGCCCTTGATTTTTTGGGTTATGGAATCCCAGCTCCCAATCCTTCTTGGGGAGAGTTGATTGGGCAAGGAAGAGAAAGGCTCACTGCTTGGTGGTTGATTACCTTTCCATCGGTGGCATTATTTCTGACTATTTTGTTTTCTGCATTTGTCGGCGAGGGACTTCGGGATGCTTTTGATCCAAAAGATAAGGTGGTTTACGAATGAGTGCGAGTCTCAAAGCCATCCAAGTCAAAGATCTATCCATCCAGATTAAAACGGATGAAGGTATTTTGCCAATTGTTGATCATGTAAATTTTTATCTGGCCAAAGGTGAAACGTTAGCCCTTGTTGGTGAGTCTGGATGTGGAAAGTCTATCACTAGTTTGGCTCTCACTCAGTTATTGCCATCCAACACAACTTTGTATCCCACCGGATCTATTTTTTTTGAAGATAACGATTTACTTAGATCTTCGCCAGACCACCTAAGGTCGGTTCGTGGAAGAGGGATTTCCTATGTTTTTCAAGAACCATTTTCTGCTTTAAATCCACTTCACAAAATTGGAGCCCAACTCACGGAAGGATTTTTATTACATGGACTTGGTTCCAAACAAGAAGCAGAAGAGAAGGCGATTTATCTATTAGAAAGAGTAGGAATTACCGATGCAAAACTGAGGTTTGGCCAATATCCTAACCAATTTTCGGGTGGGATGTTACAAAGAGTTTGTATTGCTATGGCACTCATGTGTGATCCGAAAATTTTAATCGCAGACGAACCTACAAGTGCGATTGATGTCACCATACAATTACAATTGATTGAACTCCTGAAAGAACTACGGAAAGAAAATGGAATGTCTGTTCTTTTTATCTCCCATGATATTGGCCTTGTGAGTCATATTGCCGATCGAATTGCGGTGATGTATGCAGGAAAAATCATTGAACAAGGGAGTGTTGGTGAGGTAATCGATAGCCCAAAACATCCATATACACAGGCCTTAATTTCAGCCTACCCCACTCATGAAAATATTGGAAAAAAATTGGTTACAATTGAGGGGATCGTTCCTTCACCCAAATCCTATCCAACAGGATGTCGGTTTCACACACGTTGTAATGAAAAACTTCCAATTTGTATTCTATCAGTTCCTCAAACGATACCTATCTCTGAGTCGCAATCGGTAGATTGTTTTTTATATGGAGGTAAAGAAAGTGCTTAATATAAAAGACTTAGTTGTATCGTATAAACAATCACAATCACTTTCATTTTCTTCAAAAAGACTGATTGCTGTTGATGGAGTTAGTTTCACAATACCACAAGGAAAGATTTTGGGACTCGTTGGGGAATCTGGTTGCGGTAAGTCCACCATTGGCCGTGCGATTTTATCTTTGCTGCCATTTGATTCTGGCTCCATTAAGTTTGAAGATAAAGAAATTAAAAACATCCCGAAAGAAGAACAAAAAGCTCTTAAACGAAAAATCCAAGTTGTATTTCAAGATCCGTATTCTTCATTAAACCCACGTTTTACGATTGAAGAAATCATTACTGAAGGATTACAAATTCATTTTCCAAACTTATCTCTTTCGCAGAAAAAAGAAAAAGCAATTAAGGCACTGACAGAAGTAAATTTACCATCCGATATTTTGCATCGTTATCCTCATGAGTTTAGTGGGGGACAAAGGCAAAGGATTGCGATCGCCCGGGCATTGATTTTAGAGCCAAGTCTTGTGGTTTGCGATGAGGCAGTTTCGGCCTTAGACATTTCAACACAAGCACAAGTAATTAATAATATTTTGTTATTACGTGAAAAATATGGCCTATCTTATTTGTTTATATCTCATGACTTGAACATTGTAAAACATGTATCGGATCGCATTGCGGTCATGTATTTAGGACAAATTGTAGAAGAAGGAAGTCGTGATGAAATCAGTAACTCACCTTTACATCCTTATACAAAGGCTTTGTTCTCTGCAAGTTTTGATCTAAAAGATCGAACAAAAGTATCCCAGCCATTGAAAGGAGAAATACCTAGTTTAATGAGCAAACCCAAAGGTTGTCGATTTCATACAAGATGTCCCATTGTTCAAGATATCTGCAAAATAGAAGAACCGATAGAAAGTTATCCTACAGAGGCGCGCAGAGTGAAGTGCCACTTCCCTTTAAAGTAAAATCGAGATGAAATTAAGTATTCGAGACAAAATAAAAGGTGTTGTCGGTAAAATTCTACTGACCTTGATTTTTGTTGTTTCAATGACGATGTTCTTTGTTCTCTATCCGCTATTGGCAGATCCAGATTACTATAAAAAACTAATTCTTGATACAACAAACCAGCTAACAGGACTACAGGTGAATTATCAAACTTCAGAACCAGTTTTTTTCCCTTTTCCGGGAATCGAATTGGCTGAAGTAACTGTTTCAAAAAATGATGATGAGTTGATTCAAGTTCATAAACTCAGGATTGAAGTATATTATGGTGTTTTTGTTGGGCAACCTTTAGAAATTAGAAAAATTTATTTTAATACCGGTACTGTGGAAATTTCCCGTGAAAAAGATGAGTCATTTCCAATTTTTGAAAAGATACTTTCTAATTCTGGATCCATTTCAAATGAAAGTAAGGAGGAGTCTCTCTCTTCGGAATCTAAATTTTATTTTTCAAAAGCCTTTGCTAATTTTGTAAATCAAATTGAAATCAAAAATATCACAATTCTTTTTGAAGATAAACTATATTCACGAAATATAAAATTATACCTTTGGGAAACTACATTCCAATTAGATCGTGACCTTCGAGATTTGGATATTTACATTTATGGTAAGTTAAATGATGAGCCAATATCTTTCAGTTCCAATTTTTTATTTGTTTCAGATGAAATGACTTATGAATCTGCAAGATTCGAAGGTGATTTTTCCTTTCAAAATTTAAGAGGTACGGATCTTCACGATATATTAATCATTTTTACAAATGGAGATTTAAGATTCGCTAAAACTAGTGGTAACATTCCATTCTATAAAAGAGATGAATCAAAAATCTACGCAATTGTCGATCAATTGCACATAAAAGACTTAGCCCTAAGAGATGGGAAAACATTTGCAGACGGTCATGTATCAACAATCGTCAATTATGACAATCAAGAGGATAAGTTATCTTTTGCAAATATTCTTCTTGATTGGAAAGGCAAATCTAAGTTAAACGGATCGGGATATGTTAATTTTCTAAAACCACCCCTCTCTCCAACAATTTCTTTTGAAGGATCTTCGGATTATTTAGATGTTCCCAGTATCATCAAAGTTATGAAGATCTGGGTTGATCCTGATTTCGAAAAATCAATTCTTACAAGAAATATACCAAGCACTGGTTACGTGAATCGTATGAACGTGTATTTGAATTTGAATTTACGGAATGTATCAATATCTGATTTTCAGGCAGATTCTTTAAAATTAAATCTTCATTACGCCAAACGGAAGTTAAATATCACCAAATATGAATTGAAGGCCTATGATGGGATTGCGGTTGGAACAGGGCATTACCTTTGGGGAAATAATGCAGGACTTGAATTCAAAGGAAATATTAAAAATTTAGCAGTAGCACCGGTGCTTTCCGATCTTTTTAAAATTTCACCAATCACAGGAAAATTAGATTCCGAATTTATTTTGAACTCACCAGGAGAAACCGAAGATGCACTTGTTTCAAATTTGCAAATCATTGGTAACATCAGTGCAAACAATGGAGAATTGTTAAGTTATACAAATATTTTGAAACCCATTAGTTCAATTGGAAGCGTTATCAATTTAAAAAAAATAGATTTCAGTCGAGCGACACCGTATAACGAACTAAAGTTTGATTTTCTTTATGCAAAAGAAACCATTGAAATAAAGAACTTCACACTAAAAGCGGATGGGATTGCGGGCTCTGGTGGTGGTAAAATCGGGTTTAATAAAAATATCGATATGAGGTTTACTATTGGTTTTCCAGGTGTTGCTGGCAGAGCCTTAAAACTTCCGATTATCTATAGAGGAACCTATGGAGTTTCGGCCCCGTTCATTGATCCGATTTGGCTTGGTTCTGTATATGCCGGAACAATCTTTCTTGCAAGTCCTGCAGGTGCTGCCGTAGGTGGGATTGCTGGCTCTGCTATGTCG
The sequence above is drawn from the Leptospira sp. WS4.C2 genome and encodes:
- a CDS encoding lipocalin-like domain-containing protein; this encodes MNKLKILLLSLLFFHFSFPKDHSFHSDFGLEWCYFVGHLESDKGNLYGYELSFFRLKFSDETDWNPEVYPVHFAISDFSSKKHKNAQTIKRTIGGLAGYSDKNIFSGDYRLEIISKDKFHIVAQSKSKDLSLDLELEGNGKILGHGKDGVSIKSNRNPNIFSYYYSYPRLKTKGTLLINGKRETIVSGNSWMDHEWSAKNSKSIPTLATGETGWDWICLSDNFGGDYVFFRFRETTTMAPEIFGTYRNQEGKTTYWKEPGQIQMEATGSFWKSPTTKIKYPLNWKIKYPGGEWMVSPIFNEQEFDGSKTTSTIYWEGGVEATDPIQKKSAKGYLELKGYKKPKEWWEF
- a CDS encoding ABC transporter permease subunit, which translates into the protein MWKYFLKRFLLIFPTLLGITFLVFLISHFAPGGPLNSEIAKLKGAGNLAGASTKQISQEEIELIKQRLHLDKPAPVAYLLWLKQIVQFDLGESRLHSRQVSELIVEKLPVSLFFGLSGFFLTYLICIPLGIQKALKEGSRFDFISSFIIFFTYSLPVFAFAMLLLYLFASGEVFSFFPLGHEVSDFYEDLSFWGKVNDRLAHMFLPVICYVVGSFAVLTLLMKNSLLDQIAKEYVRTAVSKGLSFSDSIFRHAFRNSLIPIATGFGSNLTLIFSGSLFIELVFNIDGMGLLSFEAVRERDTDLMMGLLLTQSFLGLIGKIVSDFCYILIDPRIDFE
- a CDS encoding ABC transporter permease subunit, yielding MNFISNPANIRKWEKFKKNKRAYYSMLILFYTYLLSLFSPLLINNKPLFILYEGTVSFPIFSFYPETKFGGSNLTEPNYKKLSKESRFVDSKNQMFFPPIPFGVNEDNLESLEEGTNPPSTPTLRHWMGTDDRGRDVFTRIIYGYRLAMTFSLILIVVEILLASLIGGIQGYFMGKLDLFLQRIIEILSAIPFLYLILIMGSFFGRGFMVLIVTYGSLSWIGLSYYMRGEFLKLRKQQFVDAAKTLGASSFSIIMRHLLPNSITPLVTFLPFILISAISVLSALDFLGYGIPAPNPSWGELIGQGRERLTAWWLITFPSVALFLTILFSAFVGEGLRDAFDPKDKVVYE
- a CDS encoding ABC transporter ATP-binding protein, translated to MSASLKAIQVKDLSIQIKTDEGILPIVDHVNFYLAKGETLALVGESGCGKSITSLALTQLLPSNTTLYPTGSIFFEDNDLLRSSPDHLRSVRGRGISYVFQEPFSALNPLHKIGAQLTEGFLLHGLGSKQEAEEKAIYLLERVGITDAKLRFGQYPNQFSGGMLQRVCIAMALMCDPKILIADEPTSAIDVTIQLQLIELLKELRKENGMSVLFISHDIGLVSHIADRIAVMYAGKIIEQGSVGEVIDSPKHPYTQALISAYPTHENIGKKLVTIEGIVPSPKSYPTGCRFHTRCNEKLPICILSVPQTIPISESQSVDCFLYGGKESA
- a CDS encoding ABC transporter ATP-binding protein, whose translation is MLNIKDLVVSYKQSQSLSFSSKRLIAVDGVSFTIPQGKILGLVGESGCGKSTIGRAILSLLPFDSGSIKFEDKEIKNIPKEEQKALKRKIQVVFQDPYSSLNPRFTIEEIITEGLQIHFPNLSLSQKKEKAIKALTEVNLPSDILHRYPHEFSGGQRQRIAIARALILEPSLVVCDEAVSALDISTQAQVINNILLLREKYGLSYLFISHDLNIVKHVSDRIAVMYLGQIVEEGSRDEISNSPLHPYTKALFSASFDLKDRTKVSQPLKGEIPSLMSKPKGCRFHTRCPIVQDICKIEEPIESYPTEARRVKCHFPLK
- a CDS encoding AsmA-like C-terminal region-containing protein, whose amino-acid sequence is MKLSIRDKIKGVVGKILLTLIFVVSMTMFFVLYPLLADPDYYKKLILDTTNQLTGLQVNYQTSEPVFFPFPGIELAEVTVSKNDDELIQVHKLRIEVYYGVFVGQPLEIRKIYFNTGTVEISREKDESFPIFEKILSNSGSISNESKEESLSSESKFYFSKAFANFVNQIEIKNITILFEDKLYSRNIKLYLWETTFQLDRDLRDLDIYIYGKLNDEPISFSSNFLFVSDEMTYESARFEGDFSFQNLRGTDLHDILIIFTNGDLRFAKTSGNIPFYKRDESKIYAIVDQLHIKDLALRDGKTFADGHVSTIVNYDNQEDKLSFANILLDWKGKSKLNGSGYVNFLKPPLSPTISFEGSSDYLDVPSIIKVMKIWVDPDFEKSILTRNIPSTGYVNRMNVYLNLNLRNVSISDFQADSLKLNLHYAKRKLNITKYELKAYDGIAVGTGHYLWGNNAGLEFKGNIKNLAVAPVLSDLFKISPITGKLDSEFILNSPGETEDALVSNLQIIGNISANNGELLSYTNILKPISSIGSVINLKKIDFSRATPYNELKFDFLYAKETIEIKNFTLKADGIAGSGGGKIGFNKNIDMRFTIGFPGVAGRALKLPIIYRGTYGVSAPFIDPIWLGSVYAGTIFLASPAGAAVGGIAGSAMSDYVNRAVDNVSGGIQNGWKGVKSLFGGSAEEKEK